The Magnolia sinica isolate HGM2019 chromosome 9, MsV1, whole genome shotgun sequence sequence ACTGTAGCTGCCTCAGTCGAAATGATTGTGGACTCATCATCTCTTACATAGAATTATATAATGTCTATTCTCGAAGACTAACTACTTGAAGATTAACAATTAATTCTCTTACATAGAATTATATAATGTCTATTCTTTTCAGATGCTCTTTTTTCCAGCTCAAATCAACACTATTTCAGGGTTTGAAATGTGCTTTTCTAGTGGTTAGGGTTTTGATCTTTGCAGAAAGGGCGCTTTGGTTTTctggatttcttcttcttcttcttctcatgcATGGTGTGAGTTGAAAGAGAAGGGGAAGAAGAGCAATGGAAGGAGACGAGCATCATGTTCTGATAGCTTGTGTTGTTTCGGCGACGCTTTTCTCCGTTCTGAGTTGTCTATCTGTTTCCATACTCTGGGCTGTGAATTGGCGCCCATGGCGAATTTACAAGTATGGTCCCCCCCGGGTATATTCCAATTCATCCATGCGATTATGTGTGTCATTTTTAAAGCCATATCTCATTCTGTGACTTGATTTGTGTCCATCCGCATTGGCCAAATGCATAATGCTGACGATCTTCATGACCTATTTTATTGTTGTTGCTTCCAAGGTAATATTCCCCCTCTCTTAACTCTAGCTCAATTTCAGTGGCTGAGTCTGTAATTTTTAAGATCCATGTGCCTGGCGATATTGCGCAGTATTTTGGTTGACCTTACATggattttttaaatttgaaactgagggcaaaatgcctcaaggatGGGCATTTAGGtgccatgacatttatttttagCTTTAAGAGCAAGAAAATGCCTCTTGGATAGGCATTTAGGTGCGTTTACTCCAATTTTTACCTCgacaagtgggaatatgccacaaGGATACAAATTTACATGCCGGCATATTGATTTTTAGCTTGAAAAGTGACGAAAATGCATCAAGGAAATGCATTTAGCTTCACTTACATGATTTTTATCTTGAAAAGATGTCACATTTTCATCAAGGATGGGCACTTAGGTTCCCTTACATAAATTTTTTATCCTGAACAGTGGGTTAAATGCATCAAGGATAGGCATTTACATGCCCTTGCCAGAATTTTTAACTTGAATAGAGAGCAAAATGCCTCAAGAATAGCCTGTGGCTTTACCATGATTTTTATCTTGAAAAGTAGGCAAAACACTACAAGGATGGGCATTTAGGCACCCTTATTTGAATTTTTACCCTGAAAAGtggaataatgctttaaggataggcatttgtgtgtgtgtgtgtatgtgtgtgtgtgtgtgtgtgtgtgtgtttttgtgGTTTGGTTTGGCTACTAATGTTCAGTACTTCAATACGATAAGTTGTTTCTGTAATGCTTGATATGTATTAATACTTTATCTATGTTTGAATGCAATATGCTCATTCAAAGTGAAACAGTTATTTAGAGTGTAGGCTCAAGAGGAGGTCCACAATGCTTCACCGAGGAGTTTACATAGGTCCATGATCAAAGCTGCCCAACAGGTGCAGGTGTAGGTCACAATCCTGCCTTCCCTACCCaaaaatcaattcagtctaacTCTTATCATTTGAtaagccatatatatatatacattaaatgtTGACTATCCATTTCTTTAGCATACATTTAGCTCACCTAGTTTGacaccaacctgattcttggacctGGGCATATTTTCTAGGTgaagtttgctaagcccacacatgggTAGAGCCTTCTGCAATACCATACAGCCACATGTACCAATATAACATAAGGTGCGAGAACAGAACTTTCCATTCAAATGTTGCACCAATTGCAAAAGTAGTGTTTTCCCaacatgaaataaaaatagatgcaCAAGACATTGAACACAAGCTATCTTTTCTGTCCATTTGGTGCATTTGTTTAGCTTTTCCAAATCTACCAATCTATGGGTCACACATTGTAATATCTTACTGGTTGGATGTTTTTGAGTGCTCAAAAATAGTTGGACAACAAGTTTTAGAAAGGCCCActattcaatggttgggatcataaTGTGGGGTAATTTGAAGATAATTCTCACGTTTGAAATGTCCATGCCATATTTCGCATTTTACTCTAGTGTTACAAACTTGAGATTTAAAACTTTCTGAAAGAAAGTTGATAATTGAATACTATCTGTTTTGGAGGCTATGTATTGCTGATTTTGTTCAGGCCATGACTGTCCAACAGGTTTGAGGCACCTATGGATCTAAAGAACGAGCGGGAAAGATTAATATTTGAACAAAAGTATGGGGAAGCATTCACTTCAGCCCATGAAtttttggatgtttatttggtttttagataatgcagattttgtttagtttttcagagttTATAATTGAGAAGATAATCATGTGCTCTTGaagtattctctctctctctctctctctctctctctctctctctctctctctctctcttttatgacatctcatccttatctttttctatatttttgttCTTTAATTTTGCTGCATAACTTTTCTGTATGATGATATTCGTTGTAGGAAGCTATTCGTTGGGGTACTGATTCTTAAAACTACTGCTCATCCAAACACCATATATGTGCaggttgctttttctttttctttaattctttttggggttggatttgctttctttttcttttttctcatgtgggatctctgtttcttttcagaaaaaagttgtttaatttgtattttccatttgtttgggatttttttttttttggatttctttGCTAAGTTTTTCCAGCCGTTATTGGAATGTTGGTTTCTGGTTCTTATAAcgttttggagttttcttttagaagaaaagaggaataagagacaaaaatctattttttattttatatatatatatatatatatatatatatatatatatatatatatatatatatatatactttttaagaaaaatactgtttgcaaaagtctaataaaaaaaaTGGTTTTTGGGATTTTTAGAGAGCTTGAAAGAAAGAGAAGCAGAGAAAACAAAGCAATGCGAGTTTTTATTTTTGATTACAAGTGGGTGATGCTAACAAGGATCATGAGTGTCGAACACAATGAAGTTAGGAAAAACACATGCTGTAgttatataacacatgcacaaaTCGACACATCACATTTTAATGCAACTTGGTTATCaaggcaatggttaatcacattttGATGCTGTATGGTTATCTGGAGCATTTTTTATATGAATAGTAACTTTGTTACTGAAAAATGTGGATCTTTAACATTGATTAGAAAAGtgcttatattttttaacaaaaccaGATGGTTATTGGTCTTGTACATTTAATAGTTAGGAGTTTTGTCTATGGCGGCACAAAAACAAAGAGCAAATCTGGGACTAGACCTGAGTCAGCAATGGAATTTGAACATCCGACAGGTGAGAAACCTCGTTTGGGGATCGACTGATGAGCCATTCTGATTATGCACACACTTGTATTAAGTTGGATGTTGGATTTGTTCAATGAATATAGCTTTTGGGCTGCAAGCTTGAGACAACGATTTCTACAATTTATTCGGTTTGACTTGAGTTAATTTATATCCAGGTTGGGGGAGTTGAGACTGTTACTCTTGGAGATGATGAAGCCCATGCTAGAGGTTGTCAGAAAAGCATTCTTGAGAGAAAAGCTCTTCTAACCTTCCATTTTCTGATTGAAATGAGGGAAAGGAAATATTGGGTCATGCATCGGGTACGCCAACAAttgggaccacaatttggatggcctggagtGACATCCATTCATGCCGCATGTAGGCTAGATCAGTCTTCTCCACCATTTGAAGCAAATGGTGGAAAATACAGTTGTGTAGACCATAAAGAAAACATGCCTTCAAACTTTGATATTCTCAGCATCTATGTACTCTATTTACATTTCATTCATTTGCACTCTATTTATGAAATATTAGCTCCAGATATAGGTCTTTTCCTATCTAAAAGTAAAAGAACTCATGTTATATGTTTGTCATTGGCTCATTGCACACATTTGTTCAaaatatttcaagacatgatcaTGGGTGATAATCCTTGCATCTTATATGATTCTTTTAATCTATGCATCTTATATTATTCTTTTATTCTATGCAGACTGAAAGGAGTGTTGATATGTTGCTCCATGGTAAAAAGCACTTGGTTGAGGTAATGATATCAAAACCTTTGTACCCAGCACTACTTTAAGCATTTACTTTAAACATATGGCTAGAATAGGcttttgacaaattgtttgaaaACTAGGAATGTAGATTCACCTTGGTTGACGGATGAGTCAAAACTTGATCATGGGTATAAGTGAAGGTACAATTACTAATTGTTATATTGGTTCCCATTAATAAGGAGATTGATAAATCATAAACATGCCTTAAACACGTAAGGTTGTCCCTGAACAAATTTCTCAGGCCAACATCACATTTTTGCCTTATTTTCTATGGCCTTCATCAAATTGATGCGTAAGTcggaatatgatgaaatatattacataacaggtgtatattaggaaggaTATGatcaaatatattgtaacaggtgtatatcaggtctatatcaagaattttgtgctggaataaaaaaaaagaaaaaaaaaagagacttttacctacgaaaattgtcgtaggtaaaagttctGTAAGTATTTTCATCTACGAAACTATTCGTAGGTATAAGTTTTGTAAGTATTTTTACCTCTAATTTTATTCATAGTTAAAAGTTCTATAAATATTTTTTGCTACAAAACAATTCGTAGGTAtatgttttgtaaatatttttatccACGGAAATATTCGTacgtaaaagttttgtaaaatttttagctatgaaaatgttcgtaggtaaaagttttctaAGTATTTTTAACTACGAATATATTCGGGGGTAAAAGTGTTGTAatactttttagctacgaaaatcttggtagggaaaagttttgtaaatatttttagctacgaaaatattcgtaggtaaaagttttgtaataaaTTTTCCCTACAAAAAatttgtaggtaaaagtgttgtaaatatttttagctacgaaaatattcgtaggtacaaGTCTtgtaaatattttaatatattcgtGGGTAAAAGTCTTGTAatactttttagctacgaaaatcttagtagggaaaagttttgtaaatatttttagctacggaaatattcgtaggtaaaagttttgtaataatTTTTGCCTATGAAAAATTTGTAGGTTTTTTCGTTAGTAAAAGTTTTTCCcctcggtcttttagcgacgaatttaccgacaaaaattttcgtcggtaaaactttttgcctacgaaaaaaaggcttttagcgatgaaaatttttgtcgataAAAGTGGCTTTTCTTATAGtgataccaggcttgccgcagtttcagtttgtCGCCGAgactagaggagagccgttatcttgtttgatgtcctgtgcagtcgaggagcccgttgccttgtgtagcgatcagttgccagtggtctgtgattttcccgatgtgtttcaggagattctagGATTGCCGTCGCGCCgttatattgagttccagattgatcttgtgcttgttaccgcgcttatctcgaaggccccgtaccgtatggcatcgatagagttgcgtgagctgcagcgacagttggacgagttacatgAGTTAGGATTTATTCGTCCGAACACTTCACCTTGAGGAGCACTGGTACTtttcatcaggaagaaggatggctcgttgaggctctgcgtggactaccgcgagctcaactgggtcacgattaagaacaagtacccactcccgaggatagatgatttgtttgatcagctgcagggtgcgcagttcttttcgaagattgaacTGCGTtttagttatcatcagattcatgtccgagaagaggacatcctgaagatggctttcaggacacgttatggtcattttgagttttaggtcatgtccttcagactgaccaatgcacccgtggtcttcatgcagttgatgaacaaggtcttttgtccatatctcgatcaatttgttgtggtcttgatcgatgacattctgatatattcgaggacccgtgaggaccatatgcaataTCTGGAGATcactttgcagaccctccatgcccaccagctgtatgtgaagctggagaagtgcgagctCTAGCAGGaagaggtgagattcctcggtcacgtggtgacgagggagggtgttgtagtagacccctcgaagatcgaggcagtgcgtcagtgggaccagcccacgactgcgtccaagacacgtagtttccttggtttagtgggataCTATCGACATTTCATTAaaggcttctctcgtattgcagccccattgaccaggttgactcagaagggcacagattttgtttggactgacgctGTGAGTAGGCATTCATGGAGCTGAAAGACCGTCTGAcgttcgctcctgtcctcactcttccctctgggagtaatggatttattgtatttaccgatgcctcacgtattggtttaggtgctatcctgatgcagcatggcaggcttgtagccttcgcgtctcgtcagctcaaggtccatgagctgaactaccctacgcacgatttggagctagcaatagtcgtcttcgcactgaaggtgtggagacac is a genomic window containing:
- the LOC131256371 gene encoding uncharacterized protein ycf45-like, translating into MAAQKQRANLGLDLSQQWNLNIRQVGGVETVTLGDDEAHARGCQKSILERKALLTFHFLIEMRERKYWVMHRTERSVDMLLHGKKHLVEVMISKPLYPALL